The Dioscorea cayenensis subsp. rotundata cultivar TDr96_F1 chromosome 11, TDr96_F1_v2_PseudoChromosome.rev07_lg8_w22 25.fasta, whole genome shotgun sequence genomic interval ATGATGAAGTCTTGAAAATCCTTAGCGGTGAATGCAAGTCTTCGTAGAATATAACATACTAGCAAAAGATAGTGGTGATACTTTGAAAATAATCATCAAAGATgatcatttatatattaatggACACTGGAATGAACTTTTGGAGTTGAGTCTTTACGAAAATTAAcattatgcaaacaaaaaatattgatCCTATATTTAATAGTTAAGGTGAAattattgattttgatgaaatttttttgaaattaacttaaataatttttttttaataataggcgacaagcgcttttttttaatgaatagaGCCCGGATGTACAGTGTATGAACAATGTATAAACAGTATATAAACAGTACTGCcaggggagggatttgaacctaTGACCTCCCCCTTtacactttggtgtcataccactaaactatccaatggttgatttaacttaaataattacTTTGATTATTTTAAACTTTAATAATCGTTTTGTTTCTAACAAATCTAAATCATAAAGAAGAAAACACTCTAAGTTTAATAATGTCCACgctcaaaaacaaagaaaatatatgaatctATGGAAAagtatttatctttaaaataaaaataatattaaaaataatcataaatattcaCAAATTCTCATTTTGCTAAATCATATTACTTAAGCTCAAAGACAAAATATTCAACATGGACCATTTAGCCATTGGTATCGTGCAacatattaaagtaaaattcaCTACATaaagaaatcaattattttcaacaacaaaattatGCGATAAGCAAGCATGGTTAATGTTAAgacagggacccaccaccctaacttcttcATAACCGCAGTTACAGGGAAGGGTTGGTGGTGGTATATCAACTAGAGAGAAGCGTCtcccacaggcgatgtgggactatggtccTGAGCCACTGCGTCCCAATAGTTAAATTATAGAATCTAATAATGAGAGAAATTTTGTAAACTGTTGGATATGAGCCACCCCAAGCCCATCTCTTACACACCCAAACTTAGCCTTTGTTTCTCATAAGTTCTATAGAAAAGTTATAGTCCCATTTCAGAAAAGTTCTCATTAtcttttatagattttttgtCCCAATTACTGTGCAAAGTGCTTTAAGAGAGACTATGCTTGGTTTTACTTTgtctttttggtattttttcatttattattttactttctcAATCTTCCCAatggataattttttaattgttgatcTACCACTATATAAACCTCCCTTTATTTTATACTTCATCTTTATCTCTGTTTTCTCAAACTCTTCTCTTTGCTGAACATGCTATGCAAAGAAATTGTTTTACTTGAAAGAAAGTATATCATAGCCCTTGGAGTGAAATCATTGTATCTATACGAAAATGCCTAATTCAGTGTTAGGACAATGCTTAGCACACTTAATCCTAGACCAGATCCTTCTAATActattttattatcataataaattttattgttaatttaattgCATGTTCAgtaataaatttatggtttatccactaaaaaaattcattccatGCTATAATTGCAAAATGTTTTCAGCATAAACTGGCTCAATTCCAAAGGAAAGATATCTGATTTTGCAGAAAAACATCTAGCATGAATACAATAGGTATTGAATGTTCACATATTGTCATATTGCTATACCAAGCCTATTAAagcaaaatttatattatatagaaAGGACTGAAACCATTGTGGTTTCTGCAATTTACTTGGCTGgaccaaaattaaaaagaaaaaaaaaagaaaagaaaagaaaaaaaagtaaatcatATCTGTTGtattaaattgattatttttgagGAACAGGATGTGCTATGCTATAATTTATTGAAGTCCAAAGAACCATTCTTAGGAGCTTTCACTGCTCGCATGCAAGCAAATTTGCATGCGAATCATCTTTATAATGAGAATCAACTACACATCCAAGCAAGCCATCCCACAATCAATCTCAAGAGAAGCAATTTTATAAATCTAAAAAGTTAGAATTATAGGGAAAAAAGGgcttctttatttaaaaaaaaaatcttcttttcaaataaatgaattatAGGGGTGACCTGTTTGGGTCCACCTGCGGAGACCTCTTAGGTCCGCCTGTCATGTATagtttatttatgaatattatttccTGGAATGTTAGGGAGTGCAGGTCGACCCAGCCAAACGCTTTCTAGTTAAGGACTTTCTTTTGTCTATCGCGCTGGAGGTCTCGTTGTCTTCAAGAGTCTAAACGCGGATTTTTCCCAATGCAATCTGGAGGGAGGTGGGGGCTCTAAATTTGATGACTTTCGCTTTTTGTGCTGCTGAGGGTCAGTGGGGGCATGGTCATTGGTTGGAATAGTTCGATTTTAACTGGTTCGGTGCTCTTTATCGGGGAGTTCTGCTTAACTGTAGAATTCCATGATAAACGGGATCATTCTCAGTGGCGGTGCACCTGCATTTATGGTCCAAATGCCCGCCATCTCAAACACCCGCTTTTGGGAGGAGATTCGGAGGAGTGGTGGCGGGGGAGGCCTTCCTTGGGTTATCTGTGGAGATTTTAATGCGATTTTCTTGGTCAATGACAAAAATTCGGGGATTCCCTGTTTGGATGATATCCACCACGCATGTGGCCTGTTGAATGACCTCTCCTTGTATGAACCTCCTGCAGTTGGCAGAAGATTTTCTTGGACTAATGGTCATTCGGATCCGAGTTGGGTTAAATTGGATCATTTTTTGATCAATTCTGATTGGGGACTGCGTTTCCCCAGGGTTATTCGACACCGCTTTCATCGAGGCTTGGATCGGACCATGTTCCGATTCGCCTTGAAGTGGGGACTCACGTCCCTAATCCTAGGCCGTTTCGTTTTAAGCTGGCGTGGTGCTCTGCTGATGGGTTCCATGACCTAATTCAACTCTGGTGGTCTGAGGGAACCTTTGTTGGTTGTGGGGCCTTTATTTTGGCTAAAAAAGTTGCTTTGCTTAAGAAGAAGCTAAGGATTTGGGCCAGGACCTGTTTTGGttctatcaaactcaaaaggTTGGCTCTGTTGAGCGACTTAGATACGATTGATGTGGCCAAGGAGACCAGTCCGCTGGGTGAGGCAGACTTAGCTAAGGAGCAGGATCTCCTTCACGAGCTGGGAGTTATTCGTAGGCAGGAGGAGATTTATTGGAAACAACGCTCTAGAGCGAACTGGCTGAAGGAGGGGGATGCGAATACTAAATTCTTCCACGCTGTAGCGAATGGTCGGAAGAATAGAAACTTTATTCCCAGACTTATTCATGAGGGCTCCAGCGTGTTCGATCCCCGGGACATCGGCGGTATGTTCACCTCGGTGTTCAGGACTCAATTCGGATGCCAACGTGATTTTAGGTTTCAAATTAATTGGCATCATCTCCTAGCCCTCAAAATCGCCCTGTGGATCTTTCGAACCTTGAGGCTCCGTTCACGGTTGATGAGATCAGCGGGCGGTGTTCGCGTTGAGGGGCGATAAAGCACCGGGACCGGATGGCTTTCCTATTCATTTTTTCCAACGCTTTTGGGACATTATCCAAACGGAACTGGTGATTCTATGTGAAGATTTCTTTTTTGGGAGGGCCAATTTAGAACGCATAAACTGGGCTTCTATTGCCCTAATTCCTAAGGTGGAATGCCCGGAGTTGTTGTCGGATTATAGGCCTATCAGTTTGATCAACTCTACCCTCAAGATCATCTCCAAGCTGCTAGCTACTCGACTGAGTAAGGTGATTGGGTATCTTGTTGACAATTCGCAGTCGGCCTTCGTCAAAGGCAGATGCATTGTTGACAACTATCGCCCTACGGTGAAGAATTGATTTTTAGCATTCATAGCGTAGGCTTCCGGGCCATATCCTAAAGGTTGATTTCTCAAAGGCGTTTGACTCGGTGGATTGGGACTTTCTCTTTGACCTTCTGGAAGCCAGGGGCTTTGGCAGACGTTGGGTTGGCTGGATGCGagctcttcttttctcttctaaGGCCAATATCCTCGTCAATGGTTCACCAAGTGGGTTTGTGCGTTACCGTCGAGGATTGCGGCAGGGGGACCCTCTTTCACCCTCTTCTATTCGCTCTGGTGTCGGATGTGTTGGGGACCATGTTCTCTCATGCTTTAAACTCTGGTGTGTTGGTGGGGGTCTCGTTGGGCAGCCAGGGTAAGATGTGTAATTTGCACTACGCGGACGATTTACTCATCGTAACTTCTGAGGGGTTTGGAGGACTTGCGTATCGTTAAGCTGTTGCTATATCTGTTCGAAGGGATGTCAGGGCTGGAAACCAACTTCTTAAAAACTTATCTGTTCTCTTCTCGCGCTGACCAACTTCCGAGTCATGCTGAGGCCCTGACCCTTAGCTGTGCGGTTGGCCGCCTCCCGGTTACATATCTTGGTATACCTATTTCTGGAAAAAGGGCAAGGTAGAGGGACTAGGAAATCCTCATGGCCAAGGTCCGGGGGAGGTTATCCTCTTGGAAAGCTCGCCAGTTGTCTATCGGTGGTAGACTTACTTTGTTAAATTCGGGTTCTCTCCGCAATTCCAACGTCATCGGATGTCTATCTTTCGACTCCAGATGGGTGATCGGGGGAGGTGGATGACTTAGGAGGGACTTTTCTCGTGGTCGGGGCCCTCGATCTAGATAAACCCAAATGTCGTCTGGTCAGCTGGAAGAGTATTTGCAGACCAAAGGAGTTAGGTGGGTGGGGCATTCTCGATTTGAAGGTTTTTCAACCCTGGCCCTTCttggcaaatggtggtggaaattgtACTCGGATGCGAGCTGGTGCGAGTGGCCGATTGTGCGTTATAATTATGGGATTTCGATGGAACCTCGCATATTCACCGTCACGGAAGGACCTCTTTCTTTTTGGAGCGGTCTTCTCGATCGCTTCACGGCTCTAAGAGGTTGACTCGTGCAAATCGTTTCGATGGTTCCCGACGTTATTCGGAAAGATAAATGGCTTAAACCGTCGGGCGCCTATGAATATTTGGCCCTCGATTTGTTTTTCGAGTCGAGTAAACCCCTAACGGCACTGTTAAGGATCTTTTTCACATTCTAGATATTACACCTTTTTTTGGAGGATGCCGAGGGTGGTGAGTTTTCGGAGACTTTCACCCTCCGCGAGGATCCGATCGAGGATGATCTAAAATGGTGGGCTCTAACTCCCGACCAGGCGCTTCTCATAAATCCTTCTACACCTTTCTTGTTGATGGAGGGATTAAATGCCCAATGGCCGTGGGTTGTCCGGAATTCCCCGTGTCCACGGAAGGTTAATATCTTCAATTGGCTTGCTTGGAAGAATAAAAATCCTTACTTTGGAAAAATTTAGCTCGGGCTGACTGCAGATGACTTCCTACCACTACTTGTGTCCCGTGCCATGCGATCTGTGAATCATGGACCATCTTTTTCCGTAATTGTCGGTTTGTTCAACCAATTTGGGGTTTCTTCCTAAACCTTTTTGGTTTTATGGCGCTTCCTCTTTCCTTAGATGAAGTGTGGGGATCTTGGTGGTTTAATCTAGCCCTAATCATGCGACCCTTAGGCGGTGTCATTGTGAAAGCGATTATTTGGCATGTCCGGCTTGTTAGGAATGATCGCATTTTTAATCTTTGGTTGTTTGTCCCCTCTCACCGTGATTTCGAAGATTGTTCATGCTCTGATTCTATGGTTTTCTGCAGCCCCTCCTTCTCAGCAAGCGAGCTTTGGTGAGCATGCTTCTACCTTGCGTCGCAGTCTGGTGTTCTCTGCGCATCATGTTGACCCCACAGATGGAGTGACTCCTAGTGGCGTGGACCCAGCTCAGGATCTGGGGCAGTGAGTTTATTTGTTGTTCCTGGTCAGCTGTTTGGCCAGGGGTGTGTTTGACTATTTGTTTTTGGCTACCTTTTTGTTTCCACCTCTAGTGGACTGTTTTTTCGCTTTTTGTGGTTTTGTCTGTTCGCTTGGGTTGCTCAGTGGTGTATCCGtttatcttttcctttctcaatcgtatggtttatccaccttttcaaaaaaaaaaaataaaaataaaaataaaaataaatgaataaataaaacaaacaaaaggctAATGATAGAACCAATAAAATTTGATGCAAACCTGGGTGTTGTTCGCTTCCAGAACGCGACTGCAGCAAGGGACACAAACGAAGTAGGGACCAAGATTGTTTTGCCTTCAACGCTAAGGACTTCAAAGATAACCTCATACACTTTTCACCCcagttataaaaattaaagaaaacatttaGATGCTAGAGCCTAGATGATTACTAAAATACTCATGATTCAAATTTAAACAGTAAAAATAGATATATGGAGAAGttctcataaaaataaaaagcagagAAACACAAATACAGCAttagaaatgcatatatatatatatatatatataactttgtcTGACAACATATTGTCCATGCATCGGAAATAGGCATGCTCCAATTCTTCTTGAATGCTAATACACCCCAAACTGTCCAAAATCCAACTGCAAACCCTGACAAAGATCCAATGTACACCCATAGCATCCCATCATCATCCTTTCGATCAAGTGactcttttttaattattccaccATCTTTAGTGCAATTGTTACCGAGAGGCGCTCCACAAAGATGATTTCCAATGTAAATGGAGGAGTCATTGAATGTACTGAACTGATGAGCAAATGGTATCCTTCCTGTCAAGTTGTTCATACGGTGCTCCTGTGGTGTAATGCAGTGCCAGATTCCAAGAGAGCAAAATTGGAGGAGCCGCTAAAGAAGATCAAGCGGAGTCTTGAGTTCATATCCTCTAGGGACACGGAGTCTGTCCCCCCTGAGCCTCCTTCCTCCCCTGGCGTGGTGTAGTTTCTGAGCTTCTGTTTTCCCTGTGAGTGGTCTCTTGGGGGGTGGGGGTGCAGGGGTTTGTTTCCCCCCTGTTTTGTGTCCTGGTTGTAGTGGTTGCTTTCTCCACACTTCTTGTGGTTGGTCTAAACTAGTCCCGTATTTTTGTACTGCTTTTTCCTATTAATGACGTAtgttttatccactttttttcaaaaacaaatgtGTATACTAATCGCCTttatataataagaataaattacCCATTCAAGCAAGCTATCCCAGAgttaaactcaaaagatgcAGTTTTATCACGCCAAAGGCATAACTTTGgaatcataaaaacaaaaggCTTCTTTTTCCCAAAAACTTAGCACACTAAACCttctttctcaaaaataaatatataaataaattgaaacaaacCACAGGCTAACAATAGAACCAAACCCAGGCCTTCTAAATAGAAGGAATAGGTCCATCTAaactcaaatataaaatttgatgcAAACCTGGGTGTTGTTGGCTTCCAATACAGGACCTGGCAGCAAGAGACCCATAAGCAAAGCAAAGATGAAGATGGTTTTGCTTTAAACTCTCAGAATTCCAAAGATACCTCACAAACTATTCAccctaattatataaaaaaaaaacagctagATGCAGGATTACGGattactaaaatattttccATACATGATTCAAATATACACAATAGAGAAGCAAAGATACAGATAagctttcataaaaataaaaagtaaagtgcataaattttaataaaacattaaaaaaaagtctatgtgtatatatatatatataatctttctGAGTACTCTAATGATTTACCGACATCATCTTGATCCTCATCCTGGCAAAGCTGACTGCAATAAAAACATAGATCTTGTTGTATGTGTTGTCTACGCAATGGAAATAAGCATGCCTCCATTTCTTCTTGAATATTAAGACACCCCAAATAGTCCAGAATCCAACTGCAAACCCTGACAAAGATCCAATGTACACCCATAGcatctcatcatcttcatcttttccaTCACTTAACTCTTCAGTAATTATTCCACCATCTTTAGTGCAATTGTCACTCAAAGGATATCCACAAAGATGGTTTCCAATGTAAATAGAGGAGTCATTGAATGTGTTGAACTGATTACCTGATGGTATCCTTCCTGACAAGTTGTTATATGATACATTGAAGTGTTCCAAGAATGTCAAGTTTGATAAAGTTGCAGGTATACTTCCTGAAAGTTCATTTCTTGATAAGTCTAGTGATTGTAGCTGCTTCATTCTACCCAATTTGTTTGGAATCTCACCCCCTAAAGTATTTCCAGAGAGGTTTAAACTCTGAAGAGCATACAAACTTGCTAGCTCTTCCGGGATGTTCCCTGACAACTCATTATTGGAAAGGTCAATGTAATTTAGATATCCAATATTGCGTTGATTATATTCATCATCTCTTCCTCTAAAACTTAAGAGCATGGTATCTTTATATTGGATCACAAGAAGTATCCAACCAATAGTGTCTGGGAGCATTTGCATGGCAGTCAAGTTGCTCAAACTCTTTGGAATAGGACCTGAGAGATTATTGCTTGACAAATCAAGTATTTGTAGATATTGGAGTTGAGAAAGTTCTTGTGGGATGTGATTAACAAAAGCATTCGACTTTAACATAAGAACCGTTAAATATGATAGCCGTTCTCCTATCCATGCTGGTATGCTTCCAGTGAAATTGTTGTGCCTGAGATCAAGAGTGACCAATTGACTGCAGTTCTTTAGGGAATCAGGGAATTCACCGGATAATTTATTATCGTTCAACAATAGAAAGTTTAGATTACTAAGATGAGATATTGAACCTGGAATAGGCCCGGATATATTGTTGTATGCCAAATTAATTTCTGATAGTGTAGATGAATCCGACCAGCAATCAAGGAGCTCACCTGATAAATGGTTTTTAGAGAAATCAATGCTTCCAATGTCTTTAATCTGACACAACCATTCAGGAACGCTGCCATTTAATTTGTTCATGGAAATTGAGATGCgaagaaaattagaaaaaaatgtgTTATTTAGTATAATTGGGATAGGACCTGAAAAAGAATTATTAGAAAGATCTATGTAAGAAATGATGGGGCTTTTGATGTGGAAATTTGGTAAATTACCTGAAAAAGAGTTATTAGAAAGATCTATGGAAGAAAAGGTGGGGCTCTTCATGTGGAGATTTGGTAACGGACCtgaaaacaaattagaagaaAGATCAAGGATTTCCATGTGAGTGAAAGTTAAGAATTTGGGTATCATCCCTTGAATTTGATTAAAAGAGAGGCCTAAATAAATAAGGTTGCGAGTAGTCAAGTTCCACAACCAGTCAGGCACTGTGCTTGAGATTCTATTTTGGGACATATCAAGTGTCTTCAACATGTGTTGTGTCTGAAGCCACGTTGGGAATTCCGGACCAACTAAGCAAGACCTGATTCTTAACTGATTGAGAAGGAAAGGAGGAACCCAGTTAGCACTCACATTGAAAACCGGTGAGTTACTAGACATATCAAGTGTTTTTAAATTCCCAAGTTGAGTGAAGTGTTCTTCAGCTATAGCACCACTCAGCTGATTATAAGAAAGATCCAAATGTACCAGCTGTGCAAGGTTTCCAAACTCCTTTGGTAATGTTCCTGTTAGTTGATTATCATTAAGCAATAATTCCTCCAAAAAAGAAAGTGATGCTAGGGATGAAGGAACAGAGCCGGAGAATGAGTTGCGTGAGAGATCAAGAAGCTTGAGATTCTTGATTTCTCCAATCCAGTCTGGTATATCTCCTTTAAGTTCAGTGGAACTTAAGTGCAAATGAGTGAGACTATTCTTAAGACAGCCAGAAAACCCACCTTCAAGTTCAACCAGTCTCTTGTTGATACTCAAGCTTGTCAAGTCCAGAGTTTGCAAGCTGCAAAGACTGCCCATGCTTTCAGGTATGCTTATGCTTATCTCACTGGGTTGACTCTTATAATAATTAGGACCAATAAATATACTTGTCATGTACATTATGGGAGAAGGTACCGTGATAGTGGGGTGATAAAGTTCATTTTGACTGAGGTCTAGAGATTGTAGGCTCTTGATGTTGAACAACCAGGAAATCCCCGAGAAATTGATATGGTTGTAAGAGAGGTCAAGAACAGACAGAGATGAGAAATTGAGATGAGGAATGGAAtgtggaagcttttctaacTTACAATTGGACAGGTGCAGCTCATTTATGGAAGGAAGCTTGTTGAGAGCTAGGAACAGGCTAGTTGACATGTTGCCCAAGTTGACAAAACTCATATCCAAGTGTTGCAATGAAGTGAGATTAGAAAGCCATTGATAATCATGCCcgatattatcaaaataattgaCTCTGAGGTCTAGATATTGAAGGCTCTTTAGGTTGAACTGGAAGGAAGGCACTGAAAAATTGATGTAGTTTTCAGATAGATCAAGAATGGAGAGAGACGAGAAGTTGAGATGGGGAATGAAAAGAGGAATGCTTTCAAGCCCACATTGAGACAAACGTATCTCCTTTATAGAAGGAAGCTTGTTCAGGGCTAGAAACAAGCAACTTGATGAGTTACTCCTAAAGGTGACACCACTCACAACAAGGTGTTGCAGTGAAGAAAGATGAGAAAGCCATTGATGAGCTGgatcatcaacataaactcCACCATAATTGTGTGAGAGGTCAAGAGTGTGCAAACTGGAGAGATTTCCAAAACCAGCAGGAATGGATCCTTGAAATCCAGAATAAGAGAGATTGAGGTACCTCAACTCCTTGAACTGACTGATGAATGATGGAATACTTGTTCCATCGAAGAAGTTGCAACTCAAGTCAAGATAATTCAAATGTTGAAGTTGAAGCAAAGATGGAGAGATCTCACCTCCCAGCTGCAAGTAATTCGAGTCATCCCAGTAATAAGACTCGTATGAATTCGGATCCGGACCCTTGAGTTCCAGTGCAAGAATGTTGCCAGTGAGGTTGTCACAATGGACTCCTTCCCATGAGCAGCAGTCTTGTCCAATCACCCAAGATGACAGCTTGTTGGAAGGATCTTGGATGTGTTTCTTGAAATCAAGAAGGGCCATTCTCTCACTCTCTATGCAATTGGCAGGATATTTAGAAATGGGAACAAGAACTGCTGCATCATTGCAATGCAAAGCATGCCCAaatagcagcagcagcaacagcagctgCAATACACTTAGAAGGACAGACATTTCTAGTTAGGGAgatattatttgtgtattttcttttttttgctgAGGAGCACTTTTGTTGGGATAAGTAGTTGCTtcctttctttatatatatatatatatatatgttatgatCTATCGATCAAGGTCTGCAGCACCTGCTCACTCTTTAATGgttaaaattgctaatatgctaCTTTCCTGGTTTTCAGCGACCGATGTTAACCAACAGCAGTCTTTGGCTGTGGCTACTCGGAAAAATCAAGTCACTCAATCAACTCTCATCAATGAGGGAATCCAACATTTCGGCGATTCGGATCCCTAATCTTTGCTCTAGAGTAGAGTTCTTCACCCTGTCACTCTGTTGACCTGCACTCTGCATTGGTGCTTTCGTCTTCATAGTGCTTTTATCTTCTCGTTCTTTGCTTTTCCTTGTTATGTATCTTAGAAGATCTTATAcctcacctctggtgagagTTTCTGTACTTCTACTGTATTTTTTcgcaatgttttattttcaataaatttgtggtttatctacttttatcaaaaaaaaaaaaaaaagtcttcgGGGCACAAATTTTTCCACAATGAGGAAAGAGATATGCCCAGAAAAAAGAGGCATGCCATGTACCACCTTGAATCAAGGTCAAATTTGGACATATTTGAGTTAGAATTGACTTAAATTagatcaaaattattttttaataagaattAAATGAAATTACTGCACTTAACTAAGTTATACACAGTGACTTTTTCATATTTCACAAAAGAATAGACTTTTCCTAGTTTACactcttcatttatttttatcctGACCTCAATCTCATCTGACCATGTCAATTCTAACGTGAAAAGGAGAGATGgttttttacttggttttcaattaaaaagaataattcatGCACCTATGACTTATCCAGACTGTCCGAGCGAGACTCCCCACTTGGAAATCTACTTATCTCTCCCTTGGTGGTCGTCTAACCCTTATCAATTCTGTCTTATCCACAATACCTGTTTACTGGATGACAGTCTTCAAACTACCTGCTTGGGTAATTAAGGAAATTGATAAGACTCGTAGGGACTTCCTTTGGAAAGGACCAGACTTGAACTCTAAAGGAGCTAGACTGGTCGCTTGGAATCGAATCTGTCGGCCTCGTCTCTTGGGAGGTTGGGGAATTCTCAATCTTGCCGAATTCAACAAAGCTCtccttggaaaatggtggtggaagtttatTTCTAACCCTAACTCGTGTTGGGCTAAAATCATCAGATCCAACTACTCCATCACTTTACCTGGAACTTTGTTTCACACTCCTCCTAGAAACAAATCCTTTTTTTGGGCCGGTGTCATCACTACCCTAATATCTTTTAGATCATGTATTTCCAAAACTGTTAGAAATGGAAAGGATACTCTTCTTTGGCATGATCGATGGACGGGGGGACAAGTACTTAAGGATCTCTGGCAAACACTATTCAATGACTGTTCCCAACCTTGGATTTCCCTTAGACAATTCTCGCTCCTTAGCAACTCTGCTGAAAGTTATTTTCATTCCGCAACACGTGATGATTTGTCTACTATCTTAAACTTAATTCCAGTTTGTTCTCATGATCAGGATGATTCCATTACTTGGACCTTGGAAAAGAATGGTATTTTCACTGTTAAatcattctataattttttaattgatggtgGAATGCGCAGTCCACTGTATTCTAAATTTTGGAAAACTCTTTGTCCAAGTAAAATTACTCTTTTTTGCTGGCTTGTTTGGGACAATAAAATTCACACACTCACTAATCTCTTTAAGAAGGGATGTAACCCAAACGCCATCGAGATACTTGCACTCTTTGCCACAAGAATTTCGAAAGCGTGGATCATCTCTTTTTAGATCGTGTCTATTCTTCCCTGCTTTTTGGTCCTACTTCTCCAACACTCTTGATCTTCAATCTCTACCTCCCACAGTTTTCAAGCATCTGGACCTTATGGTTACCTTCATTACATTCAACCATTAGATTGTTGTGGGACTTACTCTCTAGAGCAATTATCCGGAATATTTGGGTCGGAGCGAACGACCGCATCTTTCAAAACACTCTGCATTACCTTTTTCCTAAAGTATTACTCAAAAATCATTAATATGTTGCTTGCTTGGATTTCTCTGACTTCTTTACCCCACCAAAGAACCGAATGAAGCCTCAAGAAGATAAAAGCGCTCCCCTCGACTTTCGAGCGCAGACGGACCGCGAGATAACACCGGCAATCTTGACACTCCATTGATTCGGGGAGTAATCTACTCTTTCCCTGCACTCGGACCGTCCCCGTGACTCGAGAC includes:
- the LOC120272112 gene encoding receptor-like protein EIX1; the protein is MSVLLSVLQLLLLLLLFGHALHCNDAAVLVPISKYPANCIESERMALLDFKKHIQDPSNKLSSWVIGQDCCSWEGVHCDNLTGNILALELKGPDPNSYESYYWDDSNYLQLGGEISPSLLQLQHLNYLDLSCNFFDGTSIPSFISQFKELRYLNLSYSGFQGSIPAGFGNLSSLHTLDLSHNYGGVYVDDPAHQWLSHLSSLQHLVVSGVTFRSNSSSCLFLALNKLPSIKEIRLSQCGLESIPLFIPHLNFSSLSILDLSENYINFSVPSFQFNLKSLQYLDLRVNYFDNIGHDYQWLSNLTSLQHLDMSFVNLGNMSTSLFLALNKLPSINELHLSNCKLEKLPHSIPHLNFSSLSVLDLSYNHINFSGISWLFNIKSLQSLDLSQNELYHPTITVPSPIMYMTSIFIGPNYYKSQPSEISISIPESMGSLCSLQTLDLTSLSINKRLVELEGGFSGCLKNSLTHLHLSSTELKGDIPDWIGEIKNLKLLDLSRNSFSGSVPSSLASLSFLEELLLNDNQLTGTLPKEFGNLAQLVHLDLSYNQLSGAIAEEHFTQLGNLKTLDMSSNSPVFNVSANWVPPFLLNQLRIRSCLVGPEFPTWLQTQHMLKTLDMSQNRISSTVPDWLWNLTTRNLIYLGLSFNQIQGMIPKFLTFTHMEILDLSSNLFSGPLPNLHMKSPTFSSIDLSNNSFSGELLDCWSDSSTLSEINLAYNNISGPIPGSISHLSNLNFLLLNDNKLSGEFPDSLKNCSQLVTLDLRHNNFTGSIPAWIGERLSYLTVLMLKSNAFVNHIPQELSQLQYLQILDLSSNNLSGPIPKSLSNLTAMQMLPDTIGWILLVIQYKDTMLLSFRGRDDEYNQRNIGYLNYIDLSNNELSGNIPEELASLYALQSLNLSGNTLGGEIPNKLGRMKQLQSLDLSRNELSGSIPATLSNLTFLEHFNVSYNNLSGRIPSGNQFNTFNDSSIYIGNHLCGYPLSDNCTKDGGIITEELSDGKDEDDEMLWVYIGSLSGFAVGFWTIWGVLIFKKKWRHAYFHCVDNTYNKIYVFIAVSFARMRIKMMSVNH